TCCTTCCATTTCTTTTTTGCTCAACTGTCTGCAAAGCCCTCCGATAACAGTGACAGGATTTCGGATGCGGTCAGCTACTCTCAAGCCGATCATGCCCATGGTTCGTTCAGCGACTATATCCTCCATTTCGTGATTTAGATTTAGAACCTCTTTACTTATATCCTCGATTGTCTTTTTATCCAATTCAATTTTCTCATAAAACCATCCGAATCTTTTGTTAATGAGCCAGAAAATAATGCCGAAGAATATCGTATAAATGCCGATAAAAATCGCAACAGCTTTTCTGGCGTTTGCAAGCGGTATATGGATGGGTATGTATACTATAAATGCGTCTACCACTTCGCCTGCCTTCATATAGTATCCGGATGTTGTGCCGTATCTTTCTATTACTTCTTTTGGAGCCGCTGCAGGGTCTCCATGACAGTAAAGACAGCTTTCCTTAACAGGGCTGCCGGCGCGGGCAATAACATAGTAATCGTAGCCTTCCTTTGATATAAAACCTTTCCATTCCTTGATATCTTTCTTTGTTCTGAAGGCGTTAATTATACCTCTTTCAAACTCGTCGGCATTATTTTTTAAGTTCGTCGGGTTTACAGAAGCATTTTTAAAGATATAATCCGGGAATCCCTGCAGTATTCTCCTTGCAGTGCTCCCGGCAGCATAAGACCTGGACATGCCTTCCAGTATAAACTTGTGCGGCAGTTCTTTCTTAAGGACAGGTCTCAGTTCTTCCTCCACATACTGCTTTACCGCATCTATGGCAGCAATATATAGCCTGCTCGCCTGATAGGCATGATTAATTGCATTCTGCCGCAGGACAAAGTATGTGATAGTAGAGATTACGGGAAGAGAGATGATATAAATAAGAATCAGCAGGAGACTGAATTGTCTTTTATGGTCCAGGCTTCTAAGTTTATAAATATTCATTTAGCGCCCCTGTAT
The DNA window shown above is from Nitrospirota bacterium and carries:
- a CDS encoding DUF3365 domain-containing protein, which encodes MNIYKLRSLDHKRQFSLLLILIYIISLPVISTITYFVLRQNAINHAYQASRLYIAAIDAVKQYVEEELRPVLKKELPHKFILEGMSRSYAAGSTARRILQGFPDYIFKNASVNPTNLKNNADEFERGIINAFRTKKDIKEWKGFISKEGYDYYVIARAGSPVKESCLYCHGDPAAAPKEVIERYGTTSGYYMKAGEVVDAFIVYIPIHIPLANARKAVAIFIGIYTIFFGIIFWLINKRFGWFYEKIELDKKTIEDISKEVLNLNHEMEDIVAERTMGMIGLRVADRIRNPVTVIGGLCRQLSKKEMEGIPKDKLEDILSECQKMEKIVADFDELVRSKRFLFKREDFNEIAYSIIRLVEQEIKDKDIGLSVNLYDKPLMFNANRQLIKIAVRHILGNAIDATPSGGKITISSSVKEDNIFLTITDTGKGMTSEELHRIFEPFYSTKGRTGMGLPLVRQIISEHMGEIIIDSKPNIGTTVQFTFPTRWMEKE